One Peribacillus simplex NBRC 15720 = DSM 1321 genomic region harbors:
- a CDS encoding DNA alkylation repair protein yields the protein MAEPLKDLYNETFIREFGEKVKGVHPSFSTESFIGEVIDEHWDERKLKERIRHISITLGKHLPSDYQEALDILYRLDKDCEGFRYLFFPDFVEVHGLNKKDWPLSLDALERFTARSSSEFAIRAFIMLDPVLMIEKMKEWTNHDDEHVRRLASEGCRPRLPWGQALPMFKSDPAPVLELLENLKNDPSLYVRKSVANNLNDIAKDHPKTVIETAKRWHESGEPNTIWIIRRGCRTLVRQADPEVLSLFGYTDILNNSNIIINAFIRNEPDSIFIGETSELHFGFLVQEKNSVKLRIEYAIDFVKANQKTSRKIFLLADRDFSDGEGVERVRIHNWKDLTTRRHYMGIHRISLLVNGVEVAETQVKLNDG from the coding sequence ATGGCTGAGCCTTTAAAGGATTTATATAATGAAACGTTCATTCGTGAATTCGGTGAAAAAGTAAAGGGTGTTCATCCGTCCTTCTCTACTGAATCGTTTATAGGGGAAGTAATTGATGAGCATTGGGACGAGAGGAAGTTAAAAGAACGGATAAGGCACATTTCCATTACTCTTGGAAAGCATCTTCCAAGTGATTATCAAGAGGCTTTGGATATTTTGTATCGGCTTGATAAGGATTGTGAAGGGTTTAGATATTTATTTTTCCCGGATTTTGTAGAGGTACATGGATTGAATAAGAAAGATTGGCCGTTATCGCTAGATGCGTTGGAGCGTTTTACAGCAAGGTCATCCTCTGAGTTTGCAATCCGTGCTTTTATCATGCTTGATCCCGTTTTAATGATCGAGAAGATGAAGGAATGGACCAATCATGATGATGAGCATGTCCGCAGGCTGGCTAGTGAGGGATGCAGGCCCAGGTTACCTTGGGGGCAAGCTTTACCGATGTTCAAATCCGATCCGGCACCCGTCTTGGAATTACTTGAGAACCTGAAAAACGATCCATCCCTATATGTTCGCAAAAGTGTTGCCAATAATTTGAATGATATTGCCAAAGACCATCCGAAAACCGTAATAGAAACAGCCAAGCGCTGGCATGAAAGCGGAGAACCCAACACTATTTGGATTATTAGACGGGGATGCAGGACCTTAGTTCGCCAAGCAGATCCAGAAGTCCTTTCTTTATTTGGATACACGGATATATTGAATAATTCGAATATCATTATAAACGCATTTATTAGAAATGAACCAGACTCGATTTTTATTGGGGAAACGAGTGAACTTCATTTCGGCTTTCTAGTTCAAGAAAAGAACTCTGTGAAACTTCGCATCGAGTATGCCATCGATTTTGTAAAAGCGAATCAGAAAACTTCCCGTAAAATTTTCCTTTTGGCAGATAGGGATTTCTCAGATGGTGAAGGAGTTGAAAGAGTGAGGATTCACAATTGGAAAGACCTGACGACACGTCGACATTACATGGGGATCCATCGAATATCACTCCTTGTGAACGGTGTGGAAGTTGCAGAAACACAAGTCAAACTAAATGATGGTTGA
- the treP gene encoding PTS system trehalose-specific EIIBC component, translating to MGKYTEPARDLLQHVGGKENIATVTHCATRMRFALKDPAKADVTNIESIKLVKGTFTQAGQFQVIIGNEVSSFYNEFVSMAGLQEASKEDVKKAAKQNMSWLQRMIAHLADIFTPLIPAIVVGGLILGFRNIIGDIKMFEDSTKTLVDISQFWAGVHAFLWLIGEAIFHFLPVGITWSISKKMGTTQILGIVLGLTLVSPQLLNAYAVANTKASDIPFWDFGFAQVDMIGYQAQVIPAILAGFVLAYLERFLRDKVHNSISMIVVPFFALLPTVIIAHTILGPLGWKIGSVISTVVYSGLNSSVGWLFAAVFGFAYAPLVITGLHHMTNAIDLQLMSELGGTNLWPMIALSNIAQGTAVLAMIYINRKDQEERQVSIPATISCYLGVTEPAMFGINLKYGFPFLAGMIGSLFAGIISVGSGVMANSIGVGGIPGILSIQPKYMGMFALAMLVAFVVPFILTIAFSKRPQMNLKTRTKTTKLNA from the coding sequence ATGGGTAAATACACAGAACCAGCAAGGGATTTGCTCCAACATGTCGGAGGGAAGGAAAATATTGCGACGGTTACGCATTGTGCGACAAGAATGCGATTTGCGTTGAAAGACCCCGCTAAGGCGGACGTAACGAATATTGAATCGATTAAGCTAGTAAAAGGAACCTTTACACAAGCTGGCCAGTTTCAGGTCATAATCGGGAATGAAGTATCATCATTTTATAATGAATTCGTTTCCATGGCTGGTTTACAAGAAGCGTCAAAAGAAGATGTGAAAAAAGCGGCTAAACAGAATATGAGCTGGCTGCAGCGTATGATTGCACATCTAGCTGATATTTTTACCCCACTGATTCCTGCCATAGTCGTTGGAGGTCTCATTCTTGGATTCCGCAATATCATTGGCGATATTAAAATGTTCGAAGACAGTACGAAGACTCTTGTTGATATTTCACAATTTTGGGCAGGGGTCCACGCCTTCCTTTGGTTGATAGGTGAAGCTATTTTTCATTTTCTTCCTGTTGGGATTACATGGTCCATCTCGAAGAAAATGGGCACAACTCAAATTCTCGGCATCGTCCTAGGTTTGACCCTGGTTTCTCCACAACTTCTTAATGCATATGCAGTGGCAAACACAAAGGCAAGTGACATACCCTTTTGGGATTTCGGTTTTGCCCAGGTCGATATGATCGGCTACCAGGCTCAAGTTATCCCAGCGATACTTGCAGGGTTCGTCTTGGCGTATTTAGAACGGTTCTTGAGAGATAAAGTGCACAATTCCATTTCCATGATCGTCGTTCCATTTTTCGCTTTACTTCCAACTGTAATCATTGCCCATACCATTTTGGGGCCATTAGGCTGGAAAATCGGTTCAGTCATTTCAACGGTTGTATATTCCGGACTGAATTCATCAGTTGGCTGGCTATTTGCTGCCGTCTTCGGCTTTGCCTATGCACCACTTGTCATCACAGGCCTGCATCATATGACAAATGCAATCGATCTTCAGCTTATGAGTGAACTAGGCGGAACGAACCTATGGCCAATGATCGCTTTATCTAATATTGCTCAAGGCACGGCCGTGCTTGCGATGATTTACATCAACAGAAAGGATCAGGAGGAAAGACAAGTTTCCATCCCCGCCACGATTTCATGTTATCTAGGTGTAACAGAGCCAGCCATGTTCGGAATTAACCTGAAATACGGCTTTCCGTTTTTAGCCGGTATGATCGGTTCACTTTTCGCAGGCATCATTTCAGTCGGATCTGGAGTAATGGCAAACTCAATCGGTGTTGGGGGGATCCCAGGTATCCTTTCCATCCAGCCAAAGTACATGGGAATGTTCGCGCTCGCGATGCTGGTTGCTTTCGTTGTGCCATTCATTTTGACTATAGCATTTTCCAAGCGTCCTCAAATGAACTTGAAAACAAGAACGAAAACAACGAAATTAAATGCGTAA
- a CDS encoding CGNR zinc finger domain-containing protein, which yields MSETNKFPLISGNLSLDLVNTELVSRGQRQDLLLSERDVLDWLTVIKGNNSYLDNQLSSKIKERIQRVFAGILEMRTILRKQFELIADGNPIPDEFIAYLEKKIEKSPFTYKLSDQKLVPIPVGEAEDILQSYIAFDSLTLIEKNKLSSLKRCSNDDCVLLFIDESGRRKWCSMKICGNRKKVARFQHRKSDDE from the coding sequence ATGTCTGAAACTAATAAATTTCCACTTATATCAGGTAATCTTTCTCTGGATTTAGTGAATACGGAACTGGTCAGTCGTGGCCAACGGCAAGACTTATTACTATCAGAACGTGATGTGCTGGACTGGCTTACTGTAATAAAAGGGAATAACTCATATTTGGATAATCAGTTATCCTCAAAAATTAAAGAGAGAATTCAACGAGTATTTGCAGGCATTCTAGAAATGCGTACTATTTTAAGAAAACAATTTGAATTAATAGCAGATGGGAATCCGATTCCGGATGAGTTTATCGCCTATTTAGAAAAAAAAATCGAAAAATCGCCTTTCACATATAAATTAAGTGATCAAAAACTGGTTCCCATACCTGTTGGAGAAGCGGAAGATATCCTGCAATCTTATATTGCCTTTGACTCATTAACTTTAATTGAAAAAAATAAGCTGTCATCATTAAAGCGATGCTCGAATGATGATTGCGTCCTGTTATTTATCGATGAAAGCGGAAGACGCAAATGGTGTTCAATGAAAATATGCGGGAATAGGAAAAAGGTAGCCAGATTTCAACACCGGAAATCTGATGATGAATGA
- a CDS encoding HPP family protein, whose amino-acid sequence MDRISAARHKEKRYFHIHYLSKMKGKGRSPLQINVKDAITGLIGGFLTIFALILLTKITSAVWLMAPFGASCVLAFGLWNAPLSQPRNIIGGHFVSTFVGLASYHFFGDEPWAIGLAVGLAIAVMMLTKTTHPPAGADPLVVMLGQYSWSYLFTPVLTGAVIIVLLALLINNLRSNRSYPTFWI is encoded by the coding sequence TTGGACCGTATTTCAGCCGCGAGGCATAAAGAAAAACGCTATTTTCATATTCATTATTTATCGAAGATGAAGGGAAAAGGAAGAAGCCCTTTACAAATAAATGTAAAGGACGCAATAACGGGGTTGATTGGGGGATTTTTAACTATATTCGCCTTAATTCTCTTAACAAAAATAACATCAGCAGTGTGGTTAATGGCTCCATTTGGTGCCAGCTGTGTGCTGGCGTTCGGTCTGTGGAACGCACCATTATCACAACCGCGGAATATTATAGGCGGTCATTTTGTTTCAACATTCGTAGGTTTAGCTTCCTATCATTTTTTTGGCGATGAACCTTGGGCAATCGGCTTGGCTGTCGGATTAGCAATTGCGGTGATGATGCTGACAAAAACGACGCACCCGCCAGCTGGAGCAGACCCGCTTGTAGTCATGCTTGGCCAGTATAGCTGGAGTTATTTATTTACTCCTGTTTTAACTGGTGCTGTGATAATCGTTTTACTGGCATTGTTAATTAATAATTTGCGCAGCAATCGGAGCTATCCAACTTTTTGGATTTGA
- a CDS encoding XdhC family protein, with protein sequence MQLMEKVAMLTRQNETFALAMIIESKGSTPRHVGKMIVYRDGTIEGTVGGGLAEHYVIEDSVKAIQNGQSKIVEYKLNKHAKDGIQMNCGGTLRVFIEVYTSRPELILAGAGHLGHALAKLADFLEYPYCIVDDRVGYCTKERFPNATNLFVNEDIGKALLAANLNEKSYVVIVTKDCDDIVLKTALQFPIAYVGMVASKRKVISIFEKLKSEGVTQEQLEQVHSPIGLEIDSETSEEIAISIIGQIIKLSKEKKPVKVKQLNR encoded by the coding sequence ATGCAGCTGATGGAAAAAGTGGCCATGCTGACGCGTCAAAACGAAACCTTTGCTTTAGCCATGATTATTGAATCAAAGGGCTCGACTCCCAGGCATGTTGGAAAAATGATTGTCTACCGGGATGGTACCATTGAAGGGACTGTCGGAGGAGGCTTGGCTGAACACTATGTGATCGAAGATAGTGTAAAGGCGATCCAAAATGGCCAATCGAAAATCGTTGAATATAAATTGAATAAACATGCAAAAGACGGAATTCAGATGAATTGTGGCGGCACGTTACGGGTCTTTATTGAAGTCTATACAAGCAGGCCTGAACTCATTCTGGCTGGGGCCGGTCATTTAGGCCATGCGTTGGCAAAGCTCGCTGATTTCCTCGAATATCCTTATTGCATTGTCGATGATCGCGTTGGTTATTGTACAAAGGAACGCTTTCCGAATGCGACAAACCTTTTTGTGAACGAGGATATTGGAAAGGCTTTGCTCGCAGCCAACCTAAATGAAAAATCATATGTGGTAATTGTTACAAAAGATTGTGATGATATTGTATTAAAAACGGCACTGCAATTTCCGATTGCATATGTTGGGATGGTAGCCAGTAAACGCAAGGTCATAAGCATATTTGAAAAGTTAAAAAGTGAAGGGGTCACGCAAGAACAGTTGGAGCAGGTCCATTCTCCAATCGGATTGGAAATTGACTCGGAAACATCAGAAGAAATTGCCATCAGTATTATCGGTCAAATCATCAAATTAAGCAAGGAAAAAAAGCCTGTAAAAGTGAAACAATTAAATAGATAA
- a CDS encoding (2Fe-2S)-binding protein has product MIKFTLNGRTVETDAPATARLLDLLRDEFELIGTKEGCGEGECGACSVFVNNLLQNSCLIPIGSIAGADIQTIEGIIETEQFKILDESYSIAGGVQCGYCIPGMIMASAALLSENPHPSEAEIREGISGNLCRCTGYNMIVEAINLAAKKGDGL; this is encoded by the coding sequence TTGATTAAATTCACACTAAATGGAAGAACGGTAGAAACTGACGCCCCTGCTACAGCAAGATTACTAGATTTATTAAGAGATGAGTTTGAGTTAATCGGAACAAAGGAAGGCTGTGGTGAAGGGGAGTGCGGAGCCTGCAGTGTTTTTGTGAATAACCTCCTGCAAAACAGCTGCCTTATTCCAATTGGCTCGATTGCTGGTGCCGATATTCAAACGATCGAAGGCATCATTGAAACGGAACAATTTAAAATTTTAGATGAAAGCTATTCCATAGCCGGGGGAGTGCAATGCGGCTATTGCATACCGGGAATGATTATGGCAAGTGCAGCTTTGTTATCTGAAAATCCTCATCCTTCAGAGGCTGAAATTCGTGAGGGTATCTCCGGAAATCTGTGCCGATGTACGGGCTACAATATGATTGTTGAGGCGATTAACCTAGCAGCTAAAAAAGGTGATGGCTTATGA
- a CDS encoding xanthine dehydrogenase family protein molybdopterin-binding subunit, protein MNLKDISTSVPKKDHKGKVSGQLPYISDVKVENMVYGVLYRSPIAYGKIISIQLPNLPEGYEAVGAEHIPGPNYVKIIKEDQPIFANEWVNYIGEPILMLTGKDLDILYSLLNEVKVEFEEHQAIYTLDEAIKQKSVSLVLASYEFGESLENISAIEQGAHQIIEEEYDTGYQEHVYLEPQGMLAVYKDDEIVVQGSMQCLYYIKNALLSALACGDDEVRVVQSPTGGGFGGKEDYPSMMACHVAVAARAVKKSVMLVFDRSEDMLVTTKRHPAKLKYRTALDKEGNILSMCVDIFLDGGANVGLSSVVLQRALINSAGVYKIPHFHAKGYVLKTNTVPNGAFRGFGAPQSFAGIESHIGHLSKLAKIDPLEYKRKYLVKQGDPTITKGKFRDSILVEEMIEDVLNVSEYNKKKEVFQRLNQQNQRYKKGIGTSLFLHGCGFTGSGERDHIKAKVKLVKSKDDQVSLKISNSDMGQGILTTLCKIVAKELNLPFEDILYPYPDTKEVPDSGPTVASRTTMIVGKLLERAAKKLKNQWQTGVEQEVVEHYVHREMIPWDEKTFTGDAYPAYSWGVNIVEVEVDTLTGNLKLEKVYGNYEVGKVIDERIMKGQIDGGLAQGLAYGYLEKMTSKQGRIQQKSISDYGPPTSLDIVSIESKVFDNPYADGPYGAKGAGELTLIGGAPAVQAAIEDALHTSFQQIPITPEVIIESLWMKEGEEG, encoded by the coding sequence ATGAATCTCAAAGACATAAGCACCTCAGTGCCCAAAAAGGACCATAAAGGTAAAGTATCGGGCCAGTTGCCCTATATTAGTGACGTAAAAGTGGAAAATATGGTTTATGGTGTTTTGTATCGATCGCCAATTGCTTATGGAAAAATAATATCCATTCAATTACCTAACCTTCCGGAAGGGTATGAAGCTGTTGGAGCAGAGCATATCCCGGGACCGAATTATGTCAAAATTATCAAAGAAGATCAGCCCATTTTTGCCAATGAGTGGGTCAATTATATTGGTGAGCCAATTCTCATGCTCACGGGCAAAGACCTGGATATCCTATACAGTTTGTTAAATGAAGTGAAGGTTGAATTTGAAGAACATCAGGCTATCTATACATTGGACGAAGCGATCAAGCAAAAATCAGTATCCTTAGTTTTGGCAAGCTATGAATTTGGGGAAAGCTTAGAAAACATTTCAGCTATCGAGCAGGGAGCCCATCAAATCATCGAAGAAGAATATGATACGGGTTATCAGGAGCATGTCTATCTTGAGCCGCAAGGAATGCTCGCCGTTTATAAGGATGATGAAATTGTCGTCCAGGGATCGATGCAATGTCTTTATTATATAAAAAATGCATTGCTAAGCGCATTAGCCTGTGGTGACGATGAAGTCAGAGTTGTTCAAAGTCCTACCGGCGGAGGTTTTGGCGGCAAAGAAGATTATCCTTCTATGATGGCTTGTCACGTAGCCGTTGCTGCAAGAGCAGTCAAAAAATCGGTAATGCTCGTGTTCGACCGTTCTGAGGATATGCTGGTAACGACGAAAAGGCATCCGGCCAAACTCAAATATAGGACGGCCCTTGATAAGGAAGGAAATATTTTGAGCATGTGTGTTGACATCTTTCTCGATGGAGGGGCAAATGTTGGATTGAGCTCTGTCGTGCTGCAGCGCGCATTAATAAACAGTGCCGGTGTTTATAAAATTCCGCATTTTCATGCAAAAGGCTATGTCTTAAAAACCAATACCGTTCCGAACGGCGCCTTCAGAGGCTTTGGTGCTCCTCAAAGCTTTGCCGGAATCGAAAGTCATATTGGACATCTTAGTAAACTGGCAAAAATAGACCCGCTTGAATATAAACGAAAATACCTCGTCAAACAAGGAGACCCCACCATCACCAAAGGTAAATTCCGCGACTCGATATTAGTGGAAGAAATGATTGAGGACGTACTCAACGTGTCAGAATACAACAAGAAAAAAGAAGTCTTTCAGCGCTTAAATCAACAAAATCAGCGCTATAAAAAAGGCATAGGAACTTCGCTGTTCCTCCACGGCTGTGGATTTACTGGCAGTGGCGAAAGAGATCATATTAAAGCAAAGGTGAAACTGGTTAAATCAAAGGACGACCAGGTATCACTAAAAATCTCAAACTCTGATATGGGACAAGGTATTTTGACGACGTTGTGTAAAATTGTCGCCAAAGAACTTAACCTCCCGTTCGAAGATATTTTGTACCCTTATCCCGACACAAAAGAGGTTCCCGACTCGGGTCCGACCGTAGCTTCCAGGACGACGATGATTGTCGGAAAATTGCTTGAACGGGCCGCAAAAAAACTTAAGAATCAGTGGCAAACAGGGGTGGAACAGGAAGTAGTTGAGCACTATGTTCACCGTGAAATGATTCCTTGGGACGAGAAAACCTTCACTGGAGATGCCTACCCGGCTTATTCATGGGGCGTTAATATCGTTGAAGTAGAAGTTGATACGTTAACAGGTAATTTAAAGTTAGAAAAAGTATACGGCAATTATGAAGTTGGGAAGGTCATCGATGAACGGATTATGAAAGGCCAAATTGACGGTGGTTTGGCTCAAGGGCTAGCTTACGGTTATCTAGAAAAGATGACGTCAAAACAAGGTAGAATCCAACAAAAAAGCATATCGGATTATGGACCGCCGACTTCATTGGATATTGTTTCAATTGAAAGCAAGGTCTTTGATAACCCCTATGCTGATGGTCCATACGGGGCGAAGGGCGCAGGTGAATTGACTTTAATCGGAGGCGCTCCAGCAGTCCAAGCTGCGATTGAGGATGCCCTGCACACTTCTTTTCAGCAAATTCCGATTACACCGGAAGTCATTATTGAAAGTCTTTGGATGAAAGAAGGTGAAGAGGGTTGA
- a CDS encoding FAD binding domain-containing protein has translation MIEKITAYRFERLDETLSQLNREDCAIIAGGTDVMVLHKSRRGVPPKIPKPIVFINHLSELKQVYQHHKDLHIGACCTYSELLENPLIPFALKNAIKTIAAPAIRNRGTLGGNICNASPAGDMLPLLYVYNAKLLLHSVNGDRMVAISDFIQGPRQVQRFHNEIVTEIILPFVLGDSHVVFEKVGNRNADAIAKVSFAGFVRISKDRIDDIRFAFGAVGPTMVRSIDIEKKLVGKTIPLADADIAEIVAAFDKIIRPIDDQRSTAAYRKTVALHLLRYFLSMKQYQPN, from the coding sequence ATGATAGAGAAAATAACAGCGTATCGCTTCGAGCGTTTAGACGAAACTTTGAGCCAATTGAATAGAGAAGATTGTGCAATCATAGCCGGGGGCACCGATGTTATGGTTCTTCACAAAAGTAGAAGGGGAGTACCTCCAAAAATCCCTAAACCGATTGTTTTTATTAATCATCTTTCCGAATTAAAGCAGGTGTATCAACATCACAAGGATCTCCACATCGGGGCCTGCTGTACCTATAGTGAATTACTTGAAAATCCGTTGATTCCTTTTGCTTTAAAGAATGCAATTAAAACAATTGCTGCCCCGGCAATTAGAAACCGGGGAACATTAGGTGGTAATATTTGCAACGCCTCTCCAGCCGGTGACATGCTTCCTTTATTATATGTATACAATGCAAAGCTTCTGTTGCACTCCGTAAATGGTGATCGCATGGTTGCGATTAGCGATTTCATTCAAGGTCCACGACAGGTTCAACGCTTTCACAATGAAATAGTAACGGAGATTATTCTGCCGTTCGTATTAGGAGATTCACATGTCGTTTTCGAGAAAGTCGGCAACCGCAACGCAGATGCCATTGCCAAAGTATCGTTTGCGGGTTTCGTCCGGATAAGCAAAGATCGAATCGATGACATTCGATTTGCCTTCGGGGCGGTCGGACCTACGATGGTTCGTTCCATTGATATTGAGAAGAAGCTGGTTGGAAAAACGATACCATTAGCCGATGCAGACATCGCTGAAATTGTGGCAGCCTTCGATAAGATCATTAGACCAATCGACGATCAACGCTCCACTGCGGCTTACAGAAAAACCGTTGCGTTACATCTTTTACGTTATTTTCTTAGCATGAAGCAATATCAACCGAATTAA